A segment of the Streptomyces sp. Tu 2975 genome:
CAGCGGTTGACCTGGTAGGTGCGCAGGGCGAGGGGGACGCCGTCGCCGAGGTCGCCGACGAGGGTGTCGGGCCCGGCGGGGCAGTCGGTGAACCGAAGGCCCGCGAAGCGGCTGCCGCGCATACCAGGGGTTAGGGCGCGCGGCAGCCGGCGCAGGCCGCCGGGCGGCAGCTGCTCGGGGTCGAGCAGCAGCACGGAGTGGCTTCGTGGGCCGCTCGAGGCCGCGGTCCGGGCGTACATGACGTAGGCGTCGGCCCGGTCGGCGTTGATGACGACGTCCTTGCGTCCGGACAGGACGAAGCCGCCGTCGGGGGTGGGCCGTGCGGTGAACTCGTCGCGCAGGATGGCGTTGGCGTGGGCGAGTTCGTGGTGGACGATCGGGGTGCGGCCGCCGGCCAGGAGCACGCGGGCGGTCGCTTCCCGCTGTGCGGTGTCGCCGGCCGCCCAGACGGCGGAGGCGCCGAACAGCGAGGTGATGCCGTGGCCGAAGCCGAGGGCGACGTCGCGGCGGAAGAGGGGGCGCAGGACCTGGGCGAGGAGGTCGGGGCGGATCAGGCGGCCGCCGAGTTCGTGGGGGACGAATTCGGCGGTGAGTCCGGCCTCGGTGAGCAGCGCTTCGGTGGCGGCGGGGGCCTCGCGGCGGTCGTCGGCGTCCAGGAGGGGTTTGTAGCCGTGCGGGTTGTGCGGGTCGTCGGGGTCGCCGAGGAGGTTCTCCAGCCAGGCGGCCCGCTCGGCGGCGTCGCCGGGCGGAACACCGCCGGGCGCCCCGGGGCCCGTTGCGGGCCCCGGGGTGCTCGGGCGGTGGGCGGCCGCTGCCGGGGCGGGCGCGGTCACGGGTGTGGTCACAGGACCCGGACCGCGCTCTCGGCGTGCTTCTTGGCGAGGGCGAGGGTGGTGCCGCTGTTGCGGCCCAGGGCCTCGCGGACGTAGCGGCGGGCGCTCTGCACGTCGGCGTCCGGGCCGAGGACGGGTTCGATGTTCTCGGGGCGCAGGACGACGCTGTGCTGGGAGGTGACGGTGACGCCGGTCTCGTCGGGGACGACGGACCATTCGCCGGTGTGGGCGGACATCAGCAGCGGGGTGGCGGTCTGCTTGTAGACGATGCGGCCGGCGTGGGGGAAGCAGACGCGGACGGACTCGGTGGTGTGGGTGGAGCCGTCGGCGGTGACGGTGTCCATGGCCATGACCTGTACGCCGGGCTGGTCCTCGGTGAGGTCCAGGCGGGAGACGTGCGGGACGAGCTGGGGCCAGTCCGCCACCCGGTAGAGGAAGTCGTAGACGAGTTCGGCGGGGCCGTTGACGCGGACGGAGTCCTCGAAGGACATGACCAGGTCGTCGAGTTGGGACCAGCGTTCGGCGAGCCGGCTCAGGTTGGCCAGTTCGGCGCGGCTGTTGGTGTCGGTGGCGCGTTCGACCCAGGCGACGTCGTCGGCGTTGTCGCCGGCGACGGTGAAGTCGTGCAGCAGGGTGAGCTTGGACCGGTTCGCGTCCAGGGGTTCGACGATCCAGGTGCCGCCCATGGACTGGACCGGGGAGGCGGGCAGTTCCTGACGGAACTCGATGCGGCGCCGGGCGGGGTCCAGGACGCGGCGGGAGGTCCAGGACTTGACCTGTCCGTTGGCGGTGGCCCACATGCGCAGGCGTTCGCTGTCGCCGTCGAACTCCAGGCGTTCCACGTGGACGTTGGGCGGGAAGAACAGCGGCCACTGGACGGCGTCGGAGATCAGGCCGTAGACCACGCCGGCGGGCGCGGCCACGTTCACCTCGTGCGTCGTTGCGTGCACTCGCTCAGCGGACATCTTTTCTCTTCCTTCTTCAGACGTTGCCCAGGCCGCCGCAGACGTTGAGTGCCTGGGCGGTGATGGAGGCGGCGTGTTCGGTGGTGAGGTAGCCGACGAGGGCGGCCACTTCTTCGGGGGTGGTGTAGCGGCCGAGGGGGATCTTGGCCTCGAACTGTTCCTGTACGTATTGCTCCGTGGTGTCCCATGCGGCGGCGTAGCCCTGGCGGACGCGTTCGGCGAGGGGGGTCTCGACGTAGCCGGGGCAGACCGCGTTGACGGTGATGCCGGCGGGGGCGAGTTCCTTGCCGAGGGCTTTGGTGAAGCCGACGACGCCGTGCTTGGAGGCAGAGTAGGGGGCGCCGAGCAGGACGCCTTGCTTTCCCGCGGTGGAGGCGATGTTGATGATGCGGCCCCAGGTGGCGTCGGCGAGGCCGCCGTTCTTGAGGACTTCGCGGGTCAGCAGGAAGACGCTGTTGAGGTTGGTGTCGATGACGTCGTACCAGAGTTCGTCGGCGATGTCGGCGGTGGGTCCGCCGCCGCTGCGTCCGACGTTGTTGACGAGGACGGTGACGGGTCCGTAGGTGTCCAGGACGGTGCGTACCAGGGTGGCCACGGAGTCGCGGCAGCGGACGTCGGCGGCGGCGCCCTCGGCCTCCAGGCCTTCGTCGCGGAGGTCCTCGACGGTCTGTTTGACCTCTTGGGCGGTGCGGGCGCAGATGAAGACGCGGTGGCCGCGGCGGCCGAGGTCGCGGGCGACGGCGAGGCCGATGCCGCTGGTGGCTCCGGTGACCAGGGCGACCGGCGGGGTCGCCGGCGACGGTGCGGTCATCGTTGTGCCTCCTTGTGCGGTGCGCCGACGGTGCTGTCGACGGTGTCCTGGGCGGCTCGACGGCCGGACGAGGCCCGCTCGAGAACGGCCTCAGGTGTGCTGTGGGGCGGGTGCGGTGCCGTCAGGGACAGCGGGCGCAGGGCGTCGTCGAGGGCGCGGGGGGTGAGCAGGCCGCCGTGGGCGGCGAGGTAGCCGTCGGGGCGGATGAGCGCCCAGGCGCCGGAGGAGAGGCCCAGGGCGCGGCGCAGCGCGCCGTCGGGGTCGGGCAGGAGGCGGGGGCCGGGGGCGGTGGTGTCGCCGACGGTGCGTACCGACAGCCAGGCGCCGTGGCGGGCGGCGGCGTCGGTCGCGGTGCGTACGGGGGTGCCGGCCGGGGTGTGGGCGCCGGGGGCGACGAGCAGGGTCCAGCGCACGTCGCGCAGTTCGTCGGCGAAGGCGCGCGGGCCGGGTGAGGCGGGCTCGCGGGCGGTGGCGGTGGCGGTGCGTTCGCCGGGGGCGGGCACGTGGCGGCGCCTTGGTACGAAGACGGGCGCGGCGACGGGCGCGGCGACGGGGACGGGTTCGGGGCCGGCGCCGGTGGTGAGCGGGCTGTCGGCGTAGTCGATGCGCAGTCCGGACATGCCGCCGAGGACCTTGCGCTGGATGGCGCGGCGCAGCGGGGGCAGGTTGCGCACGACGGTGAAGACGGCGGGCAGGGCGAGGGAGGCGAGGGCGTTCTTGAGCTGGACGAGGAAGGTGGCGGTGCGGGTGGAGCCGAGCAGTTGCCTGCCGATGGGGACGCGTTCGGTGCTGTAGGTGTCCAGGAGCGCCGGGCGGGCGTGGCCCTGGTGGACCATGGCGAGTTTCCAGGCGAGGTTGTAGGCCTCTTGGATGCCGGTGTTCATGCCCTGTCCGGAGGCGGGGCTGTGCACGTGGGCGGCGTCGCCGGCGACGAGGACGCGGCCTTGGTGCATGCGGGGCACCATGCGCTGCTGGAAGGTGAAGACGGAGACCCATTCGGGGTCGCCGACGTGGACCTGGTGGCCGAGGCCGGTGGTGAGGCGGGCGGCGATCCGTTCGGCGGCGCCGGCCGCGTCGGGGGCTTCGGGGGCGGTGTCCAGCAGCCGCCAGTGTCCCGGGCGGGCGTAGGGCACCATCATCAGGGCCTGTTTGCCGGTGTGGACCCAGTAGATGCTGTCGGGTTCGAGGTCGGTGCGTACGGGGGCGTCGGCCAGCAGCCAGGTGTCGCGGCTCTCGCCGATGAGGGGCAGGCCGAGCTGTTTGCGTACGGTGCTGTGGCCGCCGTCGCAGCCGACCAGCCAGGGTGTCTCGCAGGTCTCCTCGGTGCCGTCGGCGTGCCGCAGGGTGGCTCGTACGGTGGTGGTGTCCTGGGAGAGGCCGGTGAGCCGTACGCCCCATTCGATCTCGACGCCGAGCCGGGCGACGGCGTCGCGCAGGACGGCCTCGGTGCGGGTCTGCTCGATGATCACGGTGTAGGGGTGGCGGGTGGGCATGCTGCGGTAGTCGGCCTCCAGGCGCACCAGCCGGCGGCCGGAGGCGAACATGGTGAACGCCCGGTTCTTGCGGCCGGCTTCGATGACGGGCGTGGCGGTGCCCATCTGGTCGAGGGTTTCCAGGGTGCGCGGGTGGACGGCGACGGCGCGGCTGGTGCGGGCGGGGCCGGTGGCGGCGTCGACGAGGCGGACGCGCAGGCCGCGGCGGGCCAGTTCGTGGGCGGCGGTCAGGCCGACCGGGCCGGCGCCGGCGACCAGGACGTCGGGCCGGCGGTCATCGGACACCGGCCGCCTCCAGCGGGGCGGTGGCGTCCTCGGTCTCGTACATGGCGGGTTCGGCGGTCACCAGTGGCTTGAGGTCGGCGACGATGGCGCGGAAGCCGTCGCTGCTGACGGCGGCGCGGTGGGCGTCGGCGCTGTCCCAGACGGCGATCTCGAGGTGCACGTTCCCGGCGCCGAGGGCGCGCAGGTTCTGGTGGCTGACGTAGCCGGGCCGGGCGGACATGTAGGCGGTGAGGCGGGCGCGGACGGCGAGGAAGGCGTCGTGGTCGCCGTGCACGGTCAGCTTGTTGACGAAGGTCACCATGGGTCGTCTCCTGGCGGGAAGGGGCCCCCGGCCGGTGTGGGCGGGGGTCAGGCGGCGGCTTCTGCGGCGGCGCGGTCGCGCAGCCGGCGGCGCAGTTCCTGGCGGCGTGGTTTGCCGGTGGGGGTGCGCGGGACGGTGTCGAGGGCTTCGACGCGGCGGATGCGTTCGAAGTGGGCGAGCCGGGAGTTGGCCTTCTCGGTGATCGCGTCGAGGACGTCGAGGACGGCGTGGGCCGCGTGCCGCGGGGGGCCGGGGGTCTCGCGCAGGACGATGCCGGCCCATACGACGGCGCCGTGCACGGCGTCGGGCCAGCCGACGACGACGCATTCGGCGACGCGGGGGTCGTCGGCGATGATCCGTTCTACGGCGGTCGGTGAGACGAGTTCGTTGTCGTACTTGAAGACGTCGCCGAGCCGGTCGACGAGGTGCAGGACGCCGTCGGTGTCCTGGTAGCCGATGTCGCCGGTGGAGAACCAGCCGTCAGCGTCGATGCGGGAGGGTTCGTCGTCGTCGAGGTAGCCGGCCATCACCTGCGGTCCGCGGACCTGTACTTCGCCGGTGGCCCACACGTCGGCCGGTTCACGGGAGTCGAGGCCGACGATGCGGCTCTCGGTGCCGGGCAGGGGGTGGCCGACGGCGCCGGGGCGGGTGTCGTCGAGGCGCTGGTTGTGGGACAGCGGGGAGAGTTCGGCCATGCCGTAGCCCTGGACGACGGGGACGCCGAGCAGTTGGCTCAGCCGGCGGGCGGCGGCGGGCGCGAGGGCGGTGCCGCCGGACATGACGGCGGTGAGCCGCGGCAGGGCGGGGACGGCCTGCGGGGAGGCGGTCAGCCGGGGGTCGGCGGCGAGACGGTGGAGGCGGGCGGGGAGCCCGTAGTAGTGGGTGGCGCCCGTGCGGGCGGCCAGGGCGAGGGAGGCGAGGGGGTCGCCGTGCTGGCACAGCACCTGCGCGGCACCGGCGCACACGGCCGAGTTGAGGTGCATCACGTGGAACAGCGGCAGGTGGTTGAGGGTGACGGACGCCGGGCCGAGGCGGTGGGCGAGGGCGATCTGGTGGGCGTTGGCGACCAGGTTGCGGTGGGTCAGGCGCACGCCCTTGGGGCGGCCGGTGGTGCCGGTGGTGAACTGCACGCACACGGTCGACGACAGGTCGGCGGGTCCGTGGGCGGGTCCGGCGGGCCCGTCGGCGGCACCGTCCAGGGCCACGTGGAGGGGCAGCGCGTCGGCGGGGACCACGCCGTCGTCGGCGTCGGTGACGACGACGGTGTGCAGGAGGGGCAGTTGCTCGCGCATCTTGGTGAGCAGTTCGGCGGTGGCGCAGGGCACGAACGCGATCTCGACGGCGGCGGCGGTGAACACGTGCCGCAGCGCCGCCTCACCGATGAGCGGGTTGACCAGGGCGATGGTGCGGCCGCTGCGGCTGGTGCCGTAGTAGGTGGCGGCGAACGCCGGGTCGAGGGTGTTCGCCACGCCGACGGTGGCACCTGGCCGGCCGGCGGCGGACAGCAGGTAGTGGGCGACGCGGTCGGCGCGGGCGTCGAGTTCGGCGTAGGTGAAGGTGTGCTGCCCGCAGGTCAGCGCGGTGCCGTCGGGGTCCCGCACGGCGGCCTGGCGCAGCAGTCCGTCCAGGGGCAGTTCCGGATGCGTGAAGCGCGGCACGGCGTGGTCCTCCTCCGGGTGGCTGATGCCGCGACCGGCTGTGCATGCCGGGAGGGGCACCAGTGCTGGCAGGCACCGGTCGGGTGTCGGGTGCCACGCTGTGCGGCCGCACTCGAGAAGCCGTGGAAGTCCGCTCGACGGTCTCTCGGCGGGGCGCGGACGGGCGGCGGAGCGGGGGGCCGGGGGCGGGGGCGGGCCAGGTGCGCGAGCAATGCTCCAGCGGCGTGCGGGCAAGCCTCCATCGCGGGCGGCCACGTTGGGCCGCGTACGTCATTGCCGTACGGACCTGGGTCCTGTCGCCGCATGCCGCCCGTCGTGGCGGACGGCGCCGCGTCGTGGACTCTCCCCGGGCCCTGTGTACGGACCGATTCGCCACCCGATGGGGGTTTTCACGCATGACGCAGACGACGATCGACCGGCCGGAGGTCTCGGCTCTTCAGCAGGCCGTGCAGGGCGCGGCGGACCGGCTGGTCCAGGCCGGTGCGGCCGGTGTGCAGTTCCGGGTCACCCGGGGGGACAACTCCTTCGTCGTCACCTCCGGGATCGCGGAGCTGGGCTCGGACCGGCCGGTTCCGGCGGACGGCCGGTTCCGTATCTCGTGCATCACCAAGCCGTTCGTGGCCGTGGTGGTGCTGCAGCTGGTCGCCGAGGGCCGCCTGGACCTGGACCGGAGTGTGGAGAGCTATCTGCCGGGGCTGCTGCCGTACGGCGAGAAGATCACCGTACGGAACCTGATGCAGCACACCAGCGGCCTGTACAACTACATGGACTCGTTCCAGAAGCCGGGTGACCGGTTCCTGCGCGACCGCTACAAGCACTACGAGCCCGAGGACCTGATCGCCATCGCGGCGGCCAAGCCGCTGGAGTTCGAGCCGGGCACGAAGTTCGCGTACTGCAACACGAACTACTTCATCGTCGGCCTGCTCATCAAGAAGATCACCGGCCGCTCCTACCGCGAGGAGATCACCGAGCGGGTCCTCGAGCCGCTGGGGCTGACGGAGACGACGCTGCCGGGCGACGACCCGAACATCCCCGGGCCGCACGCCCGCGGCTACATGCAGATCGGCGGCGAGCCGGTCGACGTGACGCTGATGAACCCCTCGGAGGCGGGCTGCGCGGGCGAGATCATCTCCACCACCGCGGACCTGGACCGGTTCTTCTGCGCCCTGTTCGGCGGGGAGCTGCTGAACGAGCCGGAGTTCACCGAGATGACGACGCCGCTGCCGCCGGAGATGATCGAGAACCTGCCGATGGGCATCGGCTACGGCCTGGGCATCATGAAGCTGGAGAACGACGACGACCTGGACCTGTGGGGCCACGGCGCCGGCATCCCCGGCTACGCCACGTTCGCGGCCACCACCCGCGACCGGTCCGCCCGGGTGCAGCTGTCGTTCACGATCGGCGACAAGGACTTCGGCCCGGAGGCCGAGCAGGCCGTCATCCGCGGTGTCAACACCGCCCTGTGCTCCTGAGGCCGCGATGACGGACCAGGTGAGGAAATCGGTCGTCGTCACCGGCGGCGGCACGGGAATCGGCGCCGCCACGGCCCGCGCTTTCGCGGACGACGGTGCGCATGTGCTCATTGTCGGACGCAGTGAATCGACGCTGAAGGAAACAGCGGACGGGCACGACCGGATTCGTATTCTGGTCGCCGATGTCCACGACCACGATGCGCCCGGCCTCATTGTCCGGACGGCGCTCGAGGAATTCGGCCGTCTCGATGTTCTCGTGAACAATGCGGCGGTCACCGGATTCGCGTCCCTGGACGGTTTGGAACGCGATTCGGTAAGGGCGCAGTTGGGCACGAATCTGCTCGCGCCGGTCTTTTTGACGCAGGCTGCCCTGGACGCCCTCGAGGCCGCCGGCGGTGTCGTGGTGAACGTCAGCTCGGCGGGATCGCTGGGCCGCCGTGCCTGGCCGGAGAACTCGGTGTACGGGATGGCGAAGGTGGCGCTCGACTTCCTGACCCGCACCTGGGCCGTCGAGCTCGCGCCGCGCGGCATCCGCTCGGTCGGTATCGCGCCCGGTGTCGTGGACACCGGTGTGGGGGTGCGGGCCGGGATGCCGACGGAGGCGTACGAGGCGTTCCTCGTGCAGATGGCGGAGCGGATCCCGGCGGGCCGGGTCGGCCGGCCGGAGGACATCGCCTGGTGGATCGTGCAGTTGACCCGGCCGGAGGCCGCGTACGCCAACGGCACGGTCGTGGCGGTGGACGGTGCGCTGTCGGTGACCTGACACCCGCCGCGCGCACTGGAAGCGGCCCCCGGGGTTTTCCCCGGGGGCCGCTTCCGGTGCGCTCCGGCTGCCGAGTGTCCGGTCCACGGGCCCCTGCGAGGGGACCGCCGGCGGTGCGTCCGGTCGGGCCGCCGTGTGCCCGGTCCACGGGCCGTACGGGCGGACCGCCGGCGGTGCGGGCGGACCGCCGGCGCTCGGCTCTGCCCGGGCCCGGGCGGGCCGGGCTGCGGGCTGTGGTCAGCGGGCGACGGTGGCGGTGACGTAGCGGACCGGTACGTCGATGCGGATGAGACCGTCGGCATCGCGCAGGGCGTCGAGTTCACCGGTCAGGCGGGCGCGCAGTGCGGCGGCCTCGTCGGCGGGCAGGTGCTGCCACAGCAACCGCATGCCCTGCGTGTGGGACCACTCGACCCAGTCCTCACCGCTCGCGGCGGTCATCTCCACCACCTCGTCGGTGATGACGGGGTCGGTGAATCCGGCCTGCCGCAGGGCGGCTTCGAGGTCGGCGGGGTCCTCGAGCCAGGAGTGCAGCTGGCGCCGCAGTTGCTCGGGGTGCCAGGCGGGCGGCAGGTGCTGGAGCAGCGACATGGGGATCCAGCGGCTGAACAGCGGTGGCAGGAAGGGGAATTCGTCCTTGCTGAAGACCGGGCTGGTGAAGGCGATCCGGCCGCCGTCGCGCAGCAGGCCGGCGTAGCGGGCGAGAGCGGCACGGGCGTCGGGCAGGAAGATGACGCTGTAGCTGCCCATGACGAGGTCGAAGGACCGGGCGGGCAGGTCGGGGTGTTCGCCGTCCATGACCCGCAGTTCGACGTTGTCGATGCCCTGGCGCCGCGCCTCCTGGCCGGCCTGTTCGATCATCGCCTCCGCGATGTCGATGCCCAGCGCGTGGCCGGTGGGGCCGACCTGGGCGGCGGCGGGCAGCAGGGTGGCGCCCAGGCCGCAGCCGACGTCGAGGAGCCGCTGTCCGGGCTGCGGGCGGGCGTGCTCGACGAGCCGGCGGCCCATGGGGGTGAAGAACTCGACCCCGAGCCGGTCGTAGGCCGCCGCGGCCTTGTTGAAGGCGGCGGTGACTTTCGTCTTGTAAGTGGTCGCGGTGTCCACGGTCAGCTCCGGGGGTGGTGGCGGCATGGATCTGTTCACGGTGAATGCTGCGGCTTTCCGGCCGGGTGCTGGTGGAGGACCGTTCGAGAGCCGGTCGACGGCGGCAATTCGCCGCTTGCCCGGCCTCTTCGGCCACCGCACAATGTCGGCCAGTGTCCTGAATTTCTGCTGGGCGCCCGGCGAAGGGAATGCGATGAGCAGTCATATAGCGGCGGTGCGCCGCATGGTGGAGGCGTACAACACGGGAAAGACCGATGACGTCGCGGAATTCATCCACCCGGATTATCTGAATCCGGCGACGATGGAGCACATGGACCTGCGTGGTCCCGACTCGTTCGCGATGGCCGTGAAGTGGCTGAAGATGACCTTCTCCGAGGAGGCGTATCTCGAGGAGGTCCTCATCGAGGAGCGCGGCGACTGGGTGCGCGCCAACCTCGTCCTGTACGGCCGTCATGTCGGCAACCTGGTGGGGATGGCGCCGACCGGGCGCCGTTTCTCCGGGGAGCAGATCCATCTGATCCGCCTGGTCGACGGCAAGATCCGTGACCACCGTGACTGGCCGGACTACCAGGGCACCTACCGGCAGCTCGGGTCGCCGTGGCCGGAGCCGAACGGCTGGAGGGACTGAGCCATGATTCTCGTCACCGGAGCGACCGGCAAAGTGGGCCGTGAGGCCGCCACGCAGCTCGCCGCGGCGGGCCGCCGGGTGCGGGCCCTGAGCCGTACCCCGGAGGAGGCGAACCTGCCGGCCGGCATCGAGGTGGTGGCGGGCTCCCCCGCCGACCCGGCGTCGCTGGCCGCCGCGTTCCAGGGGGTGAGCTCGGCGCTGGTGGTGCTGTCCGGCGATGTGGCGGGCGAGGCCCGCAACGTCGCCGCGGCCGCATCCGCGTCGGGCGTGGGGCACCTGGTGTTCCTGTCGTCGGCGAGCGTGCTGCACCCGCTGCCGCACGGCATCGCGGACGAGCACCGGGCCGCGGAGGAGGCCATCACCGCGTCCGGCGTCGACACGACGTTCCTGCGGCCCGGCCCGTTCCACGCCAACACCTCGTGGTGGATCAGGACCGTGCGGGAGAGCGGCGCGGTGCGCTGCTGGATCGGCAACAACCCGGGTGCGCCGATCGACGAGTACGACATCGCCTCCTCGGCGGTGGCCGCGCTCACCGACGAGCGCCACCGGGGCAAGGCGTACGTGCTGACCGGCTCCGAGGTGCTGACCTCCAAGGAGCAGGCCCGCATCCTGGGCGAGGTCCTGGGCCGTGAGCTGGACTTCTCCGTCGCGCCGCAGGAGGAGGTCGTGGAGGTCTTCGCGGGTATCACCGGTGACCGGCCGGCCGCGGTGACCAATGTGGCCGCCCTGCACAGCCCCGAGGTGCCGTGGGCCCGGCCGACGCCGGCGGTGCGGCTGCTGACCGGCCGTGAGCCGCGCAGCTACCGGGCGTGGGCGCAGGCGAACGCGGCGCTGTTCGCTGCCGAGAAGGTGACGGCATGAGCGCCGAGGCGGGCGGCACGGTCCTGGTGACCGGTGCGACGGGCCTTCAGGGCGGGGCGACCGCGCGTGAACTGGTGCGCCGTGGGCGCACGGTGGCGGCGCTGGTGCGCGACCCGGCCTCCGAGGCGGCCCGCGCGCTGGCCGACCTGGGCGTGACGCTGGTGCGCGGCGACCTGGACGACGAGGCGTCGCTGCGTTCGGCGATGGAGGGTGTGCACGGGGTGTTCTCCGTGCAGACGTTCATGACGCCCAAGGGCCTGGGCGGCGAGGTCCGTCAGGGCCGCGCGGTGGCGCGGGCGGCGAAGGCCGCCGGTGTGGCGCATGTCGTGTACAGCTCGGTGGGCGGCGCGGAACGGCACAGCGGCGTACCGCACTTCGAGTCCAAGCGGCACATCGAGCGGTATCTGCAGGAGCTGTCCGTGCCGGTGACGGTGCTGCGTCCGTCGTTCTTCATGGACAACTTCGCCGCGCACGGTCCGCAGAACATCGACGGGACGCTGGTGGTGCAGCTGGCGCTGAAGCCGGACACCCGTGTGCAGTTCATCGCCGTGGAGGACATCGGCTTCTTCGCCGCCGAGGCCTTCGAGCGGCCCGCGGAGTACGTGGGCCGTGCGGTGGAACTGGCGGGCGACGAGCTGAGCGCGACCGAGGTCGCCGAGGCGTTCGCCGCGCGGACGGGCCTGCCGGCCCGGTTCGAGGAGCTGCCGCTGGACGCGGTGGCCGCGAACCCGTACATCCCCAACGCGCCGGAGATAGCCCTGATGTTCGAGTGGTTCCAGGAGCACGGCTACCGGGCGGACATCCCCGCGCTGCGTGCCGAGCACCCGGGGCTGCTGTCGTTCGCGGCGTACCTGAAGTCCCTGGACCTCTGACCACGCCCGCCAGCGCAAGGACCCGGACCGCGTCGGCGGTCCGGGCCCTTTGTGCGTGACCGGCCGGGCGCACCGGAGTTCGGGCGGCTGATCCGACGCCCGGCAGGCGGAAGGCGTCCTGACGGGGTGTTGGAAGGACTCCGTAGGCTGCCGCTCATGACGGGGAGCGGCATCGAGCTGGTGATATTCGACTGTGACGGCGTGCTGGTGGACAGCGAGAGGATATGCGTCCAGGTCGATGCGGTGATCATGGCCGATCTGGGCTGCGCGTTCACCGAGGCCGAGATCATCGAGCGGTTCGTGGGCTCGTCCACCGAGGTGTACACCGCGGCCGTGGAGGAGCGTCTGGGACGGCGCCTGGAGAAGGACTGGCAGAACAAGTACGAGCACCTGTACGAGGCGGCCTTCGCGACCGGGTTGACGGCGGTCGACGGCGTCATGGACGCGCTGGACGGTCTCACCGCGGCCGTGTGCGTGGCCTCGAACGGTGATCACGCCGGCATCAGGCGCAGTCTGGACATCGTCGCGCTGTCCGACCGTTTCGAGGGGCGCGTCTTCAGCGCGGCGGACGTTCCCCGGGGCAAGCCCGCGCCCGACCTGTTCCTGCACGCCGCCCGCTCCATGGGTGTGGAGCCCCGGGCGTGTGCGGTGGTCGAGGACAGCGCGTACGGGGTCGAGGCGGCGCGGGCGGCCGGGATGCGGGCCTTCGGCTACTGCGGCGGGCTGACCCCGGCCTCCCGGCTGGCGGGGCCGGGCACCGTCGTGTTCGACGACATGCGTGATCTTCCCGGGCTGCTGACGGCGGCCGGCTGAGCCGGGACACGGACCAGGGCCCGGGCCGCGTCGGCGGTCCGGGCCCTGGTCGCGGGGTGCCGGGAGGTCAGAGGACGTCGGCGGCGACGAAGCCCAGTTCCTTGAGCATCGGCAGGTAGTTGAAGACGTCGTAGTGCTCGATGATCTTCCCGGCGTCGTCGAAGCGCAGCTCCTCGAGCATGAACCAGGTGACCTTCTTGCCGGTCGCGGCCTTGCCCATGAAGTCGCCGAGGTGGGTGGCGGTCACGGTGATCCGCAGGATGACGCGGTCGCCTTCGGAGACGGCGCTCTTGACGTCCAGGTGCAGGTCGGGGAAGGCGGCGAGGCCGCCGCGCATCGCGGCCTTCATCATCTCGGAGTCGACCGGGCGGTCCTCGGAGAAGTGCTCGATGTCCGGCGACCAGTGCGTGAAGATGCCGTCCAGGTCCCAGCGGTTCCAGGCGGCGGCGCAGTCGAGCGCGATCTGCTTGTTGCGCTCCTGGATGCTGAGGGTGGACTGCTCGGCGAGTGTTGCGGTCATGTTCGGTCCTTACCGGGGATTCAGGGGGATCAGGACGTGCTTGCCGACGGTGGCGCCGTCCAGCAGGGCGCGGACCGCGGCCGGGGCCTCGGTCAGCGGGTGGCGGCCGGCGATCTCGGGGCGCAGGACGCCCTCGTCGACCAGCCGGTACAGGGCGGCGAGGTCGTCCCGGAAGTCGTCGCC
Coding sequences within it:
- a CDS encoding aromatase/cyclase, which translates into the protein MSAERVHATTHEVNVAAPAGVVYGLISDAVQWPLFFPPNVHVERLEFDGDSERLRMWATANGQVKSWTSRRVLDPARRRIEFRQELPASPVQSMGGTWIVEPLDANRSKLTLLHDFTVAGDNADDVAWVERATDTNSRAELANLSRLAERWSQLDDLVMSFEDSVRVNGPAELVYDFLYRVADWPQLVPHVSRLDLTEDQPGVQVMAMDTVTADGSTHTTESVRVCFPHAGRIVYKQTATPLLMSAHTGEWSVVPDETGVTVTSQHSVVLRPENIEPVLGPDADVQSARRYVREALGRNSGTTLALAKKHAESAVRVL
- the fabG gene encoding 3-oxoacyl-ACP reductase FabG; the encoded protein is MTAPSPATPPVALVTGATSGIGLAVARDLGRRGHRVFICARTAQEVKQTVEDLRDEGLEAEGAAADVRCRDSVATLVRTVLDTYGPVTVLVNNVGRSGGGPTADIADELWYDVIDTNLNSVFLLTREVLKNGGLADATWGRIINIASTAGKQGVLLGAPYSASKHGVVGFTKALGKELAPAGITVNAVCPGYVETPLAERVRQGYAAAWDTTEQYVQEQFEAKIPLGRYTTPEEVAALVGYLTTEHAASITAQALNVCGGLGNV
- a CDS encoding FAD-dependent oxidoreductase, producing the protein MSDDRRPDVLVAGAGPVGLTAAHELARRGLRVRLVDAATGPARTSRAVAVHPRTLETLDQMGTATPVIEAGRKNRAFTMFASGRRLVRLEADYRSMPTRHPYTVIIEQTRTEAVLRDAVARLGVEIEWGVRLTGLSQDTTTVRATLRHADGTEETCETPWLVGCDGGHSTVRKQLGLPLIGESRDTWLLADAPVRTDLEPDSIYWVHTGKQALMMVPYARPGHWRLLDTAPEAPDAAGAAERIAARLTTGLGHQVHVGDPEWVSVFTFQQRMVPRMHQGRVLVAGDAAHVHSPASGQGMNTGIQEAYNLAWKLAMVHQGHARPALLDTYSTERVPIGRQLLGSTRTATFLVQLKNALASLALPAVFTVVRNLPPLRRAIQRKVLGGMSGLRIDYADSPLTTGAGPEPVPVAAPVAAPVFVPRRRHVPAPGERTATATAREPASPGPRAFADELRDVRWTLLVAPGAHTPAGTPVRTATDAAARHGAWLSVRTVGDTTAPGPRLLPDPDGALRRALGLSSGAWALIRPDGYLAAHGGLLTPRALDDALRPLSLTAPHPPHSTPEAVLERASSGRRAAQDTVDSTVGAPHKEAQR
- a CDS encoding antibiotic biosynthesis monooxygenase family protein, giving the protein MVTFVNKLTVHGDHDAFLAVRARLTAYMSARPGYVSHQNLRALGAGNVHLEIAVWDSADAHRAAVSSDGFRAIVADLKPLVTAEPAMYETEDATAPLEAAGVR
- a CDS encoding class I adenylate-forming enzyme family protein translates to MPRFTHPELPLDGLLRQAAVRDPDGTALTCGQHTFTYAELDARADRVAHYLLSAAGRPGATVGVANTLDPAFAATYYGTSRSGRTIALVNPLIGEAALRHVFTAAAVEIAFVPCATAELLTKMREQLPLLHTVVVTDADDGVVPADALPLHVALDGAADGPAGPAHGPADLSSTVCVQFTTGTTGRPKGVRLTHRNLVANAHQIALAHRLGPASVTLNHLPLFHVMHLNSAVCAGAAQVLCQHGDPLASLALAARTGATHYYGLPARLHRLAADPRLTASPQAVPALPRLTAVMSGGTALAPAAARRLSQLLGVPVVQGYGMAELSPLSHNQRLDDTRPGAVGHPLPGTESRIVGLDSREPADVWATGEVQVRGPQVMAGYLDDDEPSRIDADGWFSTGDIGYQDTDGVLHLVDRLGDVFKYDNELVSPTAVERIIADDPRVAECVVVGWPDAVHGAVVWAGIVLRETPGPPRHAAHAVLDVLDAITEKANSRLAHFERIRRVEALDTVPRTPTGKPRRQELRRRLRDRAAAEAAA
- a CDS encoding serine hydrolase domain-containing protein; amino-acid sequence: MTQTTIDRPEVSALQQAVQGAADRLVQAGAAGVQFRVTRGDNSFVVTSGIAELGSDRPVPADGRFRISCITKPFVAVVVLQLVAEGRLDLDRSVESYLPGLLPYGEKITVRNLMQHTSGLYNYMDSFQKPGDRFLRDRYKHYEPEDLIAIAAAKPLEFEPGTKFAYCNTNYFIVGLLIKKITGRSYREEITERVLEPLGLTETTLPGDDPNIPGPHARGYMQIGGEPVDVTLMNPSEAGCAGEIISTTADLDRFFCALFGGELLNEPEFTEMTTPLPPEMIENLPMGIGYGLGIMKLENDDDLDLWGHGAGIPGYATFAATTRDRSARVQLSFTIGDKDFGPEAEQAVIRGVNTALCS